A portion of the Roseovarius sp. SCSIO 43702 genome contains these proteins:
- a CDS encoding DUF1513 domain-containing protein, with protein sequence MPGRRSFLAGLLAATACPAPTWADAGAPRYLAAARLPSGAYRMFGLNAAGGRIFDLALPGRGHAAAAHPSRPEAVAFARRPGTFALVLDCMTGQETARLTAPDGHHFSGHGTFSAEGTLLFTAENDYRNARGMVGIWDAAHGYSRIGALPSGGVGPHDLRLMPSGTTLVVANGGIETHPDTGRAKLNLPLMRPNLAYLSLDGTVLDRAEPPSEWHKLSLRHLAVAPDGRVAVAGQWQGDAAETPPLLAMHEMGGALAFAETAETEARAMQGYAGSIAMSGGGDEIAITGPRGGRALVFDSARRLVTRIEAPDICGVAPARDGLLFTTGQGQILRRTPGAPPTTTSRHALSWDNHLMRV encoded by the coding sequence ATGCCGGGCCGCCGCAGCTTCCTCGCCGGGCTCTTGGCCGCCACGGCCTGCCCCGCCCCCACTTGGGCCGACGCGGGCGCGCCGCGCTACCTTGCAGCCGCGCGCCTGCCTTCGGGAGCCTACCGCATGTTCGGCCTCAACGCTGCGGGGGGCCGCATCTTCGACCTTGCACTCCCCGGCCGCGGCCACGCGGCGGCGGCCCATCCCTCGCGCCCCGAGGCCGTGGCTTTTGCCCGTCGCCCCGGCACCTTCGCGCTCGTCCTCGATTGCATGACGGGGCAGGAGACCGCCCGGCTCACCGCTCCAGACGGCCATCATTTCAGCGGTCACGGCACCTTTTCGGCCGAAGGCACCCTGCTTTTCACCGCCGAGAATGACTATCGGAACGCGCGCGGCATGGTGGGAATCTGGGACGCCGCACACGGCTATTCCCGCATCGGCGCTCTCCCCTCGGGTGGCGTCGGCCCGCACGATCTGCGCCTCATGCCTTCGGGCACGACACTCGTCGTCGCCAATGGCGGTATCGAGACACATCCCGACACGGGCCGGGCCAAGCTCAACCTGCCGCTCATGCGACCCAATCTTGCCTATCTCTCGCTCGACGGCACGGTCCTCGACCGGGCCGAGCCGCCGTCCGAATGGCACAAGCTCTCCCTGCGCCACCTCGCCGTCGCGCCGGACGGGCGGGTGGCCGTGGCGGGACAATGGCAGGGCGACGCGGCCGAGACCCCGCCGCTTCTCGCCATGCACGAGATGGGCGGCGCCCTCGCCTTTGCCGAAACGGCCGAAACCGAGGCACGCGCGATGCAGGGCTATGCCGGCTCCATCGCCATGTCGGGCGGCGGAGACGAGATCGCCATCACCGGCCCGCGCGGTGGCCGCGCGCTCGTCTTCGACAGCGCACGGCGCCTCGTCACCCGGATCGAGGCCCCCGACATCTGCGGCGTGGCCCCCGCACGCGACGGGCTGCTTTTCACCACGGGCCAGGGCCAAATCCTGCGCCGCACCCCGGGCGCCCCTCCGACCACGACCTCACGCCACGCGCTTTCGTGGGACAACCACCTGATGCGGGTGTGA
- a CDS encoding catalase, which translates to MTDDAKKPTTTDAGQPVASDEHSLTVGRDGPIVLHDHYLIEQMAQFNRERIPERQPHAKGGGAFGHFEVTHDVSKYTSAALFQPGTKTDTLIRFSTVAGERGSPDTWRDPRGFSLKFYTTEGNYDMVGNNTPIFFLRDPMKFQHFIRSQKRRADSGLRDHDMQWDFWTLSPESAHQVTWLMGDRGIPKTWRHMDGFSSHTYMWVNADGEKFWVKYHFKTDQGNDFLTQEEADRIAGEDADYHRRDLFNAIRDGNYPTWTLKMQIMPFEEAKTYRFNPFDLTKVWPHADYPLIEVGKLTLDRNPTDFHTEIEQAAFEPNNLVRGIGLSPDKMLLGRGFSYADAHRARLGANYKQIPVNRPKSPVHSYSKDGAMRVENVSDPVYAPNSYGGPAADPSLTDDAGLWYADGDMVRQAYTLREDDDDWGQAGTLVRDVLDDAARDRLVNNIVGHLKGGVSEKVLKRAFEYWRNVDETLGERVEKGVRDG; encoded by the coding sequence CGTCCTGCACGATCACTACCTGATCGAGCAGATGGCGCAGTTCAACCGTGAGCGCATTCCCGAACGCCAGCCGCACGCCAAGGGAGGCGGCGCCTTCGGGCATTTCGAGGTAACGCATGACGTCAGCAAATACACCAGCGCGGCGCTGTTTCAGCCGGGCACGAAAACCGACACGCTGATCCGTTTCTCGACTGTCGCGGGCGAACGGGGCAGTCCGGACACCTGGCGCGATCCGCGCGGGTTCTCGCTGAAATTCTATACCACCGAAGGCAATTACGACATGGTCGGCAACAACACGCCGATCTTCTTTTTGCGCGATCCGATGAAGTTTCAGCACTTCATCCGCTCGCAGAAACGCCGCGCCGACTCGGGCCTGCGCGATCACGACATGCAGTGGGATTTCTGGACGCTCTCGCCGGAATCCGCGCATCAGGTGACATGGCTGATGGGCGATCGCGGGATCCCGAAGACATGGCGGCACATGGACGGCTTTTCGAGCCACACCTACATGTGGGTGAACGCGGACGGCGAGAAATTCTGGGTGAAGTACCATTTCAAGACCGACCAGGGCAACGACTTCCTGACCCAGGAAGAAGCCGACAGGATCGCGGGTGAGGATGCCGATTACCACCGCCGCGACCTGTTCAACGCGATCCGCGACGGGAACTATCCGACCTGGACACTCAAGATGCAGATCATGCCGTTCGAGGAGGCCAAGACCTATCGCTTCAACCCGTTCGATCTGACCAAGGTGTGGCCGCATGCGGATTATCCCCTGATCGAGGTGGGCAAGCTGACGCTGGACCGCAACCCGACCGATTTCCATACCGAAATCGAACAGGCGGCCTTCGAACCCAACAACTTGGTGCGCGGCATAGGCCTCAGCCCCGACAAGATGCTGCTGGGGCGCGGGTTTTCCTACGCGGACGCGCATCGCGCGCGGCTGGGGGCGAATTACAAGCAGATCCCGGTCAACCGCCCCAAATCGCCGGTCCACAGCTACAGCAAGGATGGTGCGATGCGGGTCGAGAACGTCTCGGACCCCGTCTATGCTCCCAACTCCTACGGTGGACCTGCGGCCGATCCGTCGCTGACCGACGACGCGGGGCTGTGGTATGCCGACGGCGACATGGTGCGGCAGGCCTATACGCTTCGCGAGGATGACGACGACTGGGGACAAGCCGGCACACTGGTCCGCGATGTTCTGGACGACGCCGCGCGTGACCGGCTGGTCAACAATATCGTGGGCCACCTCAAGGGCGGCGTCTCCGAAAAGGTGCTGAAACGGGCTTTCGAATACTGGCGCAACGTGGACGAAACCCTTGGCGAAAGGGTCGAGAAGGGCGTGAGGGACGGCTGA
- a CDS encoding serine hydrolase: MGLAALMSPAVLMRPVTAQTRDFAEVEAQARELEQLHALVVHRDGNAVLERAFGGNDLDRPANVKSVSKTLLALLTGIAIDRGDLPGADTRVLPALGRPATGDARDEITVGDLLSMRAGLASTSGAEYGAWVASENWVDHVLTRDLVAEPGGRFIYSTGGWHLLGALLARATGRDLHSLARDWLAEPLGIDIAPWQRDPQGNYMGGNQMALSPRDLGRIGDMVLADGRWSGVQVVPASWIARSWQPRGRSPWSGDRYGYGWFLTDIAGQRAAYGRGYGGQILAVVPDLNVSIAITSDPTRPARTEGYFGDLRRLMASIVSAV, from the coding sequence ATGGGGCTGGCCGCGCTGATGTCGCCTGCAGTTCTTATGCGTCCGGTGACGGCTCAAACACGGGACTTCGCCGAGGTGGAGGCCCAGGCCCGCGAACTCGAACAATTGCACGCGCTCGTGGTCCACCGGGATGGAAACGCTGTTCTGGAGCGTGCGTTCGGCGGAAACGATCTTGATCGGCCCGCGAATGTCAAATCCGTTTCGAAGACCCTTCTTGCGCTTCTGACGGGAATCGCCATCGACCGCGGAGACCTGCCGGGGGCCGACACCAGGGTGCTGCCGGCCCTTGGCCGTCCGGCGACCGGAGATGCGCGAGACGAGATCACCGTCGGCGATTTGCTGTCGATGCGGGCGGGGTTGGCAAGTACCTCGGGCGCGGAATACGGCGCCTGGGTCGCAAGCGAGAATTGGGTCGACCATGTCCTGACCCGCGATCTGGTGGCCGAGCCGGGTGGACGTTTCATCTATTCGACGGGGGGCTGGCATCTTCTGGGTGCTTTGCTTGCGCGGGCGACGGGGCGCGACCTGCACAGCCTGGCGCGCGACTGGCTCGCAGAGCCGCTCGGCATCGACATCGCCCCTTGGCAGCGCGATCCGCAGGGCAACTACATGGGCGGCAATCAGATGGCGCTGTCGCCGCGTGATCTTGGCCGGATCGGTGACATGGTTCTGGCGGATGGCAGATGGAGTGGTGTCCAGGTCGTTCCGGCATCTTGGATCGCGAGGTCATGGCAGCCACGTGGCCGGTCACCCTGGAGCGGCGACCGTTACGGATATGGCTGGTTCCTGACCGACATCGCCGGCCAACGGGCGGCATACGGGCGTGGCTACGGTGGGCAGATCCTGGCGGTCGTGCCGGATCTGAACGTGAGCATCGCCATTACCTCGGATCCGACGCGCCCGGCTCGAACGGAGGGCTACTTCGGCGATCTGCGGCGCCTCATGGCCAGCATCGTGTCGGCGGTGTGA